A window of the Salvelinus namaycush isolate Seneca unplaced genomic scaffold, SaNama_1.0 Scaffold257, whole genome shotgun sequence genome harbors these coding sequences:
- the LOC120039146 gene encoding leucine-rich repeat and immunoglobulin-like domain-containing nogo receptor-interacting protein 1-B, with the protein MVSGEAGGHSYLVACWQPILVLMLGTVLSGSTTGCPSRCECNAQERSVVCHRRRLASFPEGIPIETKLLDLSKNRLKSLGPEEFINYPQLEELQLNENNISSMEPGAFSNLAGLRTLGLRNNQLKLIQLGVFTGLSNLTQLDISENRIVILLDYMFQELYNLKALEVGDNDLVFISHRAFHGLSSLEQLTMERCNLTSVPTEALSHLHNLLSLRLRHLTVNAVRDYSFKRLDRLKVLEISYWPYLDTMTSKCLYGLNITSLTITNCNLTAIPYQAIRHLGHLLFLNLSFNPIHTVEGNKLHNLLRLQAFHLVGGRLATIEPYSFRGLNHLRILNVSSNSLNTLEESVFHSVGNLETLALYDNPLACDCRLLWVFRRRWRLNFNRQQPSCSLPEAVQGKEFKDFPDILPSDSFTCQKSRIQDHKALQRHVDEGTTVHYTCQADGNPAPVIMWLSPKKQFITTKSVGRLSVSPEGTLEVRYAQIQDNGTYLCIASNAAGNDTKPAHLHVHSYSPNWPHQPNKTFAFISNQPSEDGANGTLAQVPFPFDVKTLIIATTMGFISFLGVVLFCLVILFLWSRGKGNVKPNIEIEYVPRKAEAGESSPTGDAPRKFNMKMM; encoded by the coding sequence ATGGTGTCCGGGGAGGCAGGTGGGCACAGCTACCTGGTGGCGTGCTGGCAGCCCATCCTGGTCCTAATGCTGGGCACTGTCCTCTCCGGCTCCACCACCGGCTGCCCGTCCCGCTGTGAGTGTAACGCTCAGGAACGTTCCGTGGTGTGCCATCGACGGAGGCTGGCCTCGTTTCCCGAGGGCATCCCCATCGAGACGAAACTACTGGACCTCAGCAAGAACCGTCTGAAAAGCCTGGGGCCTGAGGAGTTCATTAACTACCCACAGCTGGAGGAGCTGCAGCTCAATGAGAACAATATCTCTTCCATGGAGCCCGGGGCTTTTAGCAACCTTGCCGGGTTGCGGACTCTGGGGCTGCGCAACAACCAGCTTAAGCTAATCCAGTTGGGAGTGTTCACAGGCCTCAGCAACCTCACCCAGCTGGACATTAGCGAGAACAGAATTGTCATCCTGCTGGACTACATGTTCCAGGAGCTGTACAATCTGAAGGCTCTGGAAGTCGGCGATAACGACCTGGTGTTCATCTCTCACCGAGCGTTCCACGGCCTCAGCAGCCTGGAACAGCTGACCATGGAGCGCTGCAACCTGACCTCGGTGCCCACCGAGGCCCTGAGCCATCTGCACAACCTGCTGTCGCTGCGACTACGCCACCTCACCGTCAATGCTGTCAGGGATTACTCCTTCAAGAGGCTTGACCGCCTGAAGGTGTTAGAGATCTCCTACTGGCCCTACCTGGACACCATGACCTCCAAATGCCTGTACGGCCTCAacatcacctccctgaccatcaCAAACTGTAACCTCACCGCCATCCCTTACCAGGCCATTCGACACCTTGGGCACCTTCTCTTTCTCAACTTGTCTTTTAATCCCATTCACACGGTGGAGGGGAACAAGCTGCACAATCTGCTGAGGCTCCAGGCCTTCCACTTGGTAGGAGGGAGATTAGCCACAATTGAGCCCTACTCCTTCCGGGGCTTGAACCACCTCCGAATCCTCAACGTATCCAGCAATAGCCTGAACACCCTGGAGGAATCCGTCTTTCACTCCGTGGGGAACCTGGAGACCCTGGCACTGTACGATAACCCACTGGCCTGCGACTGCCGACTGCTCTGGGTCTTCCGCCGCCGCTGGAGGCTCAACTTCAACCGGCAGCAGCCTTCCTGCTCTTTGCCCGAGGCCGTGCAGGGCAAGGAGTTCAAAGACTTCCCCGACATCCTCCCCTCCGATTCCTTCACCTGCCAGAAGTCCAGGATACAAGACCACAAGGCACTGCAGAGGCACGTGGACGAGGGCACAACGGTCCATTACACATGTCAGGCGGACGGCAACCCAGCCCCCGTGATCATGTGGCTGTCCCCCAAGAAGCAGTTCATCACCACCAAGTCCGTGGGGCGTCTCAGCGTGTCCCCCGAGGGCACCCTAGAGGTGCGCTACGCCCAGATCCAGGACAACGGTACCTACCTGTGCATCGCCAGCAATGCAGCAGGGAATGACACCAAGCCTGCCCACCTGCATGtgcacagctactcgcccaactGGCCGCACCAGCCCAACAAGACGTTTGCTTTCATCTCCAACCAGCCCAGCGAGGATGGGGCCAACGGGACCCTGGCCCAGGTTCCCTTCCCGTTCGACGTGAAGACTCTGATCATCGCCACCACCATGGGATTTATCTCGTTCCTCGGCGTCGTCCTCTTCTGTCTCGTCATCCTCTTTCTCTGGAGCAGAGGAAAAGGCAACGTCAAGCCAAACATAGAGATTGAGTATGTACCCCGTAAGGCGGAGGCAGGTGAGAGTAGTCCAACCGGCGATGCGCCGCGTAAATTCAACATGAAAATGATGTGA